The following proteins come from a genomic window of Corallococcus sp. NCRR:
- a CDS encoding VOC family protein, with protein MTKHAAGTVSWVDLMAWDLAKAQDFYGALFGWTFQEGSKENGHYTMAFKGAHPVAALMPRPSDAPFPPIWNTYFAVESVDRSVARLKELGGKAMMEPMDVMDAGRMAFCADNTGAPFGFWQPNQFAGSGLVNEPGAMAWHEAKTRDGAKAVAFYKDLFGMTADKMPDDRMQYWVLKKDGGETAGVMQMDDKTPAEVPPHWMITFAVANTDEAAATVTARGGKVIMQPFDSPYGRIAIVADPGGAAFGVITLARPA; from the coding sequence ATGACGAAGCACGCTGCGGGGACGGTGTCCTGGGTGGACCTGATGGCCTGGGACCTGGCGAAGGCCCAGGACTTCTACGGGGCGCTGTTCGGCTGGACGTTCCAGGAGGGCTCGAAGGAGAACGGCCACTACACCATGGCGTTCAAGGGGGCCCACCCGGTGGCGGCGCTGATGCCGCGTCCCAGCGACGCGCCGTTCCCTCCCATCTGGAACACCTACTTCGCCGTGGAGAGCGTGGACCGCTCCGTCGCCCGTCTGAAGGAGCTGGGCGGCAAGGCGATGATGGAGCCCATGGACGTCATGGACGCGGGGCGCATGGCCTTCTGTGCGGACAACACCGGCGCGCCCTTCGGCTTCTGGCAGCCCAACCAGTTCGCGGGCTCCGGGCTGGTGAACGAGCCCGGCGCCATGGCGTGGCACGAAGCCAAGACCCGCGACGGCGCGAAGGCTGTCGCCTTCTACAAGGACCTCTTCGGCATGACGGCGGACAAGATGCCGGACGACCGGATGCAGTACTGGGTCTTGAAGAAGGACGGCGGTGAGACGGCCGGCGTGATGCAGATGGACGACAAGACGCCCGCCGAGGTGCCGCCCCACTGGATGATCACCTTCGCCGTGGCCAACACCGACGAGGCCGCGGCCACCGTCACCGCCAGGGGCGGCAAGGTCATCATGCAGCCGTTCGATTCACCCTACGGCCGCATCGCCATCGTGGCCGACCCCGGCGGCGCGGCCTTCGGCGTCATCACCCTGGCGCGGCCGGCGTAA
- the larC gene encoding nickel pincer cofactor biosynthesis protein LarC produces the protein MRRILYLEPVGGIAGDMFLAAGIDLGVSPDAIAQALSGLNVPGWKLAVSRAVRHAISGTHLDVVLDAKEAHPHRAYADIRQLIEAAPTLPERAKARALAVFRAIGEAEAKVHGVPIDEIHFHEVGAVDSIVDICGAAVVLELLGDPEVHAAPPPLGSGTIRVAHGQMPIPVPATLELLRDVPVRFEGVGELTTPTGAALLKVLTKIGHPPDFIVEKVGYGVGTKDFRDRPNVLRASLGRVETQATEGLWVVEANLDDATPQLLAYLVERLLEVGAKDAWVSPVVMKKGRPAHLLGALVEGGLREAVVDAMLNESTSLGVRYHRVERHALERDFVEVDTPWGRVRVKRGLRDGRVLNAHPEFDDCVRLARAAGVPVKQVMAAAMAALTPAAPG, from the coding sequence ATGCGGCGCATCCTCTACCTGGAGCCGGTGGGCGGCATCGCCGGGGACATGTTCCTGGCGGCGGGCATCGACCTGGGCGTGTCGCCGGACGCCATCGCGCAGGCGCTGTCCGGCCTCAACGTGCCGGGCTGGAAGCTGGCGGTGTCGCGCGCGGTGCGCCACGCCATCAGCGGCACGCACCTGGACGTGGTGCTGGACGCGAAGGAGGCGCACCCGCACCGCGCCTACGCGGACATCCGCCAGCTGATTGAGGCCGCGCCCACGCTGCCGGAGCGCGCGAAGGCGCGGGCCCTGGCGGTGTTCCGCGCCATCGGCGAGGCCGAGGCGAAGGTGCACGGCGTGCCCATCGACGAAATCCACTTCCATGAAGTGGGCGCGGTGGACTCCATCGTGGACATCTGCGGCGCCGCCGTGGTGCTGGAGCTGTTGGGCGACCCGGAGGTGCACGCCGCGCCGCCGCCCCTGGGCAGCGGCACCATTCGCGTGGCGCACGGCCAGATGCCCATCCCCGTGCCCGCGACGCTGGAGCTCCTGCGCGACGTGCCCGTGCGCTTCGAGGGCGTGGGCGAGCTGACGACGCCCACGGGCGCCGCGCTGCTCAAGGTACTCACGAAGATTGGCCACCCGCCGGACTTCATCGTGGAGAAGGTGGGCTACGGCGTGGGGACGAAGGACTTCCGCGACCGGCCCAACGTGCTGCGCGCGTCGCTGGGCCGCGTGGAGACGCAGGCCACCGAAGGGCTGTGGGTGGTGGAGGCGAACCTGGATGACGCCACGCCGCAGCTCCTGGCGTACCTGGTGGAGCGGCTGTTGGAGGTGGGCGCGAAGGACGCGTGGGTGTCCCCGGTGGTGATGAAGAAGGGCCGGCCGGCGCACCTGTTGGGCGCGCTGGTGGAGGGCGGCCTGCGCGAGGCGGTGGTGGACGCGATGCTGAACGAGTCCACGTCGCTGGGCGTGCGCTACCACCGGGTGGAGCGCCACGCGCTGGAGCGCGACTTCGTGGAGGTGGACACGCCCTGGGGCAGGGTCCGCGTGAAGCGGGGCCTGCGGGACGGCCGGGTGCTCAACGCGCACCCGGAGTTCGACGACTGCGTCCGGCTGGCCCGGGCCGCGGGCGTGCCGGTGAAGCAGGTGATGGCCGCCGCGATGGCGGCCCTTACGCCGGCCGCGCCAGGGTGA
- a CDS encoding DUF6311 domain-containing protein, with protein MSESVPLSPPPSSSTSHRALVVARALAVLGGLGWFLWLGGGPVLPPTRIDWMMREDWAAHIFGWLFFRNADWTLPLGAAPNHFYPYGSSVALTDGNPWAALLFKPLSPLLPVDFQYTGPWLALCYALMGYFGARLVETVSPRPVPMVLGGTLLALSPVMAARFGHPTLCAHWLLLALLWLNLRDIPDARAATRSLGLAALFNAIASGTHPYWVAMLMPLTLALGVRLAWSRKLGPARVAALCAGIAALDVGLFALFGYFGGSGLGAEGFGDFSADLATLVNPMGWGRLLPDLPAAPRQGEGFGYLGAGALLLGVVACVSLLVRMREARTLDWRRVLPAAVVVLLMAVYALSSRVTWLGQPVADLGGLYAPLVKATNAFRASGRFVWPLHSLLVVGAVLMVARLWRNVPAVTVATLTVALALQAYDVREEKSALFKPVRFHRLASAEWEALKGPYQHLALFPPQAQWVCRYDEPLVNALAYQAYRLKLTFNSGYASRTPEALAAECHARLPSGGLDAKTAYVVPPQHVRPFLDAGARCGRVEDLMVCVAGGNTDAFAQGLARQPIR; from the coding sequence TTGAGCGAGTCCGTCCCCCTGAGCCCCCCGCCCTCGTCGTCCACCTCCCACCGGGCCCTCGTCGTGGCGCGCGCGCTGGCGGTGCTCGGCGGGCTGGGCTGGTTCCTGTGGCTGGGCGGCGGGCCGGTGCTGCCGCCCACGCGCATCGACTGGATGATGCGCGAGGACTGGGCCGCGCACATCTTCGGCTGGCTCTTCTTCCGCAACGCGGACTGGACGCTGCCCCTGGGCGCGGCGCCCAACCACTTCTACCCGTACGGCTCGTCGGTGGCGCTCACGGACGGCAACCCGTGGGCGGCGCTGCTCTTCAAGCCCCTGTCGCCGCTGTTGCCCGTGGACTTCCAGTACACCGGGCCGTGGCTGGCCCTGTGCTACGCGCTGATGGGATACTTCGGCGCGCGGCTGGTGGAGACGGTGTCCCCGCGCCCGGTGCCCATGGTGCTGGGCGGCACGCTGCTGGCGCTGTCGCCGGTGATGGCGGCGCGCTTCGGCCACCCCACGCTGTGCGCGCACTGGCTGCTGTTGGCCCTGCTGTGGCTCAACCTGCGGGACATCCCGGACGCGCGCGCCGCGACGCGGAGCCTGGGCCTGGCGGCGCTCTTCAACGCCATCGCGTCCGGCACCCATCCGTACTGGGTGGCCATGTTGATGCCGCTGACGCTGGCGCTCGGGGTGCGGCTCGCCTGGAGCCGGAAACTCGGCCCCGCGCGCGTCGCGGCGCTGTGCGCGGGCATCGCGGCGCTGGACGTGGGGCTGTTCGCCCTCTTCGGCTACTTCGGCGGCAGCGGGCTGGGCGCGGAGGGCTTCGGGGACTTCTCCGCGGACCTGGCCACGCTGGTGAACCCCATGGGCTGGGGGCGCCTGCTGCCGGACCTGCCCGCCGCGCCCCGGCAGGGCGAGGGCTTCGGCTACCTGGGCGCGGGGGCGTTGCTGCTCGGCGTCGTGGCCTGCGTGAGCCTGCTGGTGCGCATGCGGGAGGCGCGCACGCTGGACTGGCGCCGGGTGCTGCCCGCGGCGGTGGTGGTGCTGCTCATGGCCGTCTACGCGCTGTCGTCGCGCGTGACATGGCTGGGCCAGCCGGTGGCGGACCTGGGCGGGCTGTACGCGCCGCTGGTGAAGGCGACGAACGCGTTCCGCGCCTCCGGCCGTTTCGTCTGGCCGCTGCACTCCCTGCTCGTCGTGGGCGCGGTGCTGATGGTGGCGCGGCTGTGGCGCAACGTGCCCGCCGTGACCGTGGCCACGCTGACGGTGGCGCTGGCGCTCCAGGCGTACGACGTGCGCGAGGAGAAGAGCGCCCTCTTCAAGCCCGTGCGCTTCCATCGCCTGGCGTCCGCGGAGTGGGAGGCGCTGAAGGGCCCCTATCAACACCTGGCCCTCTTCCCGCCGCAGGCGCAGTGGGTGTGCCGCTATGACGAGCCGCTGGTGAACGCGCTGGCGTATCAGGCGTACCGGCTGAAGCTGACGTTCAACAGCGGCTACGCGTCGCGCACGCCGGAGGCGCTGGCGGCGGAGTGCCACGCGCGGCTGCCCTCGGGCGGCCTGGACGCGAAGACCGCGTATGTGGTGCCGCCGCAGCACGTGCGGCCCTTCCTCGACGCGGGCGCCCGCTGTGGACGCGTGGAGGACCTGATGGTGTGCGTGGCGGGCGGCAACACGGATGCGTTCGCGCAGGGGCTCGCGCGTCAGCCCATCCGTTGA
- a CDS encoding chemotaxis protein CheC: MSPPLPSDAQLDALREVANIGCGHGANALARLVGGRVDLSVPEVRVTDAAQGPALFADEAPAVAVRLGMTGELRGALVLAMPSGDAEALESALLRGHPASPEERESALAEAANILASACLSAIGRLTGWRLLPSVPQLQRGPVRPVLAGVLGDVEPGPGVVLAARFSASGPTPLGGQMLLVLERGSAQALLSRLGL; this comes from the coding sequence GTGAGCCCCCCCCTGCCCAGTGACGCGCAGCTCGACGCCCTGCGCGAGGTGGCCAACATCGGCTGTGGACACGGCGCCAACGCCCTGGCCCGGCTGGTGGGTGGCCGCGTGGACCTGTCCGTCCCCGAGGTGCGCGTCACGGACGCGGCCCAGGGGCCCGCGCTCTTCGCGGACGAAGCCCCGGCCGTCGCCGTGCGCCTGGGCATGACGGGCGAGCTGCGCGGCGCGCTGGTGCTGGCCATGCCGTCCGGGGACGCCGAGGCGCTGGAGTCCGCGCTGCTGCGAGGCCACCCCGCGTCCCCCGAGGAGCGCGAGAGCGCCCTGGCCGAGGCCGCGAACATCCTCGCCAGCGCGTGCCTGTCCGCCATCGGGCGGCTGACGGGCTGGCGGCTGTTGCCCTCCGTGCCCCAGCTCCAGCGCGGGCCCGTGCGGCCGGTGCTGGCGGGCGTGCTGGGGGACGTGGAGCCGGGGCCGGGCGTGGTGCTGGCGGCGCGCTTCTCGGCGTCCGGCCCCACGCCGCTGGGCGGCCAGATGCTGCTGGTGCTGGAGCGCGGGAGCGCCCAGGCGCTCCTGTCCCGGCTGGGACTCTAG
- the larB gene encoding nickel pincer cofactor biosynthesis protein LarB, whose protein sequence is MDEKALRALLGQVKTGKVSLDDAVGKLKDLPYAELGYATVDTHRNLRFGFPEVVLGEPKTVEQLLGIVGALVERKQTVLVTRLQPDKAEALVARFPKGEYHPVARIFHLAQRKVKAGRVAIVTGGTSDIPVAEEAALTAQAMGADVRRVYDVGVAGIHRLLRRREEIQECHVAVAVAGMEGALASALGGLVGIPVVAVPTSVGYGANFGGVSALLSMVNSCASNVATMNIDNGFGGGFYAALISRTKGRS, encoded by the coding sequence ATGGACGAGAAGGCGCTCAGGGCCCTGCTGGGCCAGGTGAAGACGGGCAAGGTCAGCCTGGACGACGCGGTGGGCAAGCTGAAGGACCTGCCGTACGCGGAGCTGGGCTACGCGACGGTGGACACGCACCGCAACCTCCGGTTCGGCTTCCCGGAGGTGGTGCTGGGCGAGCCCAAGACGGTGGAGCAGCTGCTGGGCATCGTCGGCGCGCTGGTGGAGCGCAAGCAGACGGTGCTGGTGACGCGGCTGCAGCCGGACAAGGCGGAGGCCCTGGTGGCGCGCTTCCCCAAGGGCGAGTACCACCCGGTGGCGCGCATCTTCCACCTGGCCCAGCGCAAGGTGAAGGCGGGCCGCGTCGCCATCGTGACGGGCGGCACCAGCGACATCCCCGTGGCGGAGGAGGCCGCGCTCACCGCGCAGGCCATGGGCGCGGACGTGCGGCGCGTCTACGACGTGGGCGTGGCGGGCATCCACCGGCTCCTGCGCCGGCGTGAGGAGATTCAAGAGTGCCACGTCGCCGTGGCGGTGGCGGGCATGGAGGGCGCGCTCGCGTCCGCGCTGGGAGGCCTGGTGGGCATCCCGGTGGTGGCGGTGCCCACGTCGGTGGGCTACGGCGCGAACTTCGGGGGCGTCTCCGCGCTGCTCTCGATGGTGAACTCGTGCGCCTCCAACGTGGCCACGATGAACATCGACAACGGGTTTGGCGGCGGCTTCTACGCGGCGCTCATCTCCCGCACCAAGGGACGGAGCTGA